The genomic window tatttttCTGGTTCATTTACATGCTTCTGTCCGGATAAAAATGGAATAAAACTTTGTCAAATGTTATTAGACAGGGTAATATAAGAATTTCTTGTAAAAATTTAGGTATCCTGACAgttttttactctttttttttttatatgagaaAGTAAATATTATTCACTGATGTAATTTTCATTTAGACCGCATACATCTAACCTTTTGGATGCGATTCTTCTTGGGATCTTGGGTTACTGCAGAATGCTTGTGCACCAGATTCTCCTTAGATTATTTGATGAGTTCATTCAGAATGCAATATATTAATATGTTGATTTCACATGATTGCATGAACATGAGTCCATGTTGTTGACAATCTGACTTTAATATTCTTCATGCAGACATGCTAAAGGAATATTAGCACATGCATACTTTTGGTTAAAATCATTAGATTTCAAAACATTTTAGTTTATAACTCCGTATATTCTTTAAATTTATGGATTTCAGGAAACTTtatctacaaaagaaaaattttcttgaaacatacaaaattcatctatttaaaataaaatgtatTATGTTACTATCGCAATTAGTATATTAAGtagttttaaattttatagaAATAAATATAGAGTAATAAAATTTACAAATAGTTTACACTACAATGGAGTTTAGACTAATTTTTAAGAGTATTATTACcaaaatattttcataaaataCACATTTTGGTCCAGCACTGCGCAGGTCTCCATCTTAGTTTAGAATAATTCCTCAAGGGAAAAAATGAGTAGGCTACACGGTTGCCACACATCAaaagaaattaaaggaagcaTTCAAAATATGATTAACATACATAATCCAGATACATGTCTATATATCCTCAATGTTTCTACTGGTGCACCTTCATAAATACATAAACTGCTACGAATAAAATGGTCTAACACTGCCATAAAGAGTTTACTTGAGCATCAAAACATAAAAGTGTACTACTACATTTCAATTAACTGCAAGACTCTTCATTTTCGATTCCAGTTCATTATCACCACCCTCTTCATCAGAATCTTCATCGTTGTCTATTCCATCAGGGTCATTTTCATCTAATGGACCAAGCATGTCCAAAGAAGTTTTGAATATGTCCTTCAACTCTTCAACCCCTTCAGTGGAAATGATGTTTCCATTGATGAATAGAAGTTGGAAATTTGCCTTTTGCACCACAGTCAGAGCCAACTGTTGAGCCCCCGCCCTCGATATTTTGTTGCTACTCAGATCAACTTCCTTTAAGTGAACGTGGCCTTCTAAAGCCTTGCTTACCTGGATGGCACCTTCGTCCTTGAGTTCATTCTCGGAGAGGTTCAACTTGGCAAGGAAGATCTTTGCTTCTAGGCATGCTCCTATTGCAGGAACAGCTTCGGCTGTAATGTCATTTCCACTCATCTCCAGAACTTCAAGGTAAGGTGCTGATTCCTTAAGAGCATTGATTATAGCAATTGCACCATCATCTTCTAAGTTGAGGTAGCTCAGGTATATCTCTCTCAATTCTGCATGCCTTGTAAGAGCTTTACTCAAAGAAATACCACCCTCTACTCCAAACATGTTATCTCGCAAATCAAGCTTCCTCAGATGGATACAATTTCCTAAAGCATTGGACAGGGCAACTCCACCTTCAGCACCTATCCTTGTGGAGGAACAACGAAAATCCTCCAAGGAAGGAGAACGCTTCACAATCTCAGCTATAGCTAATGCCCCTTCATCTCCGGTCATATTATTATGGAAATGAAGAACCTTGAGCTTCTCAGTAGAAGGAATCAATTCACAAATTGCTTGAGCAGCTTCCTCTGAGATTCCATCATTCATTAGATAAAGCTCCTCCAAGTGGTTTTGCGACTTCAATAGTGCTCCAAATGCTCTAACACCTTTCTCCCCTAAAGCGTTGTcagagaggtttaaagaccttaGGGCAGCACCCTCTAGTGCAGTTGAGAATATATTCATGACATCAAGAGCTTCAGCTTCTGGTCTTCCAGCAATAAAATCCGatagatctacatctttcaactGGTGCTTGATGGAACTGAGAATGGGCTGGGCAACTTCTGCTGCTCCTAGTCCAAAACTCCGGTTGCTGAAGCATATTTTGGTGAAAGAATTTTCTGGCTCCTTTAACGGCCTTAGTAGTTCCTCGGCCTCATCAGGTTCAATAAAGGCCCTTTTGCCTTTGGATATATCAAATACAGATTCAGCAGGTGCAGAGGTATTATCAGATGCTACCACTTCTTCTTTACCATTTAGACCCGGCCCTCTTTTGAGAA from Arachis ipaensis cultivar K30076 chromosome B09, Araip1.1, whole genome shotgun sequence includes these protein-coding regions:
- the LOC107616825 gene encoding RAN GTPase-activating protein 2, translating into MELNSPQRPFSIKLWPPSQNTRQTLVERMANNLTTKSVFTQRYGNLDKEEAQENAKRIEDVAFATANQHYEQEPDGDGGSAVQLYAKECSKLLLEVLKRGPGLNGKEEVVASDNTSAPAESVFDISKGKRAFIEPDEAEELLRPLKEPENSFTKICFSNRSFGLGAAEVAQPILSSIKHQLKDVDLSDFIAGRPEAEALDVMNIFSTALEGAALRSLNLSDNALGEKGVRAFGALLKSQNHLEELYLMNDGISEEAAQAICELIPSTEKLKVLHFHNNMTGDEGALAIAEIVKRSPSLEDFRCSSTRIGAEGGVALSNALGNCIHLRKLDLRDNMFGVEGGISLSKALTRHAELREIYLSYLNLEDDGAIAIINALKESAPYLEVLEMSGNDITAEAVPAIGACLEAKIFLAKLNLSENELKDEGAIQVSKALEGHVHLKEVDLSSNKISRAGAQQLALTVVQKANFQLLFINGNIISTEGVEELKDIFKTSLDMLGPLDENDPDGIDNDEDSDEEGGDNELESKMKSLAVN